A genomic window from Flavobacterium sp. I3-2 includes:
- a CDS encoding outer membrane beta-barrel protein: MKKIFLLLSIAFFATQANAQTNDSIPEVVDVDIEEAVFKYVGRTVKDTTVVYKTKTSFLLRFGLTNLATENQFANSDFGYMRSVGFEWGLTQRRPFSKDKNLLGIKYGLTFSYNSVAATDNRVFVLDGNQTVLQTSPHNLRKAHTYFRNSYINIPIALDFDFSTKEYNAANKKFIWKDRINFGLGGYVAYNINSKQFISYKDENGYKISEKQHGKWNVNDFDYGLMAYVGKGGIKLYGKYGLAPVFKNNVQDQKYWTLGIQIELGN; the protein is encoded by the coding sequence ATGAAAAAAATATTTTTACTATTATCAATTGCATTTTTTGCAACGCAAGCAAACGCACAAACAAACGATTCTATTCCAGAAGTTGTTGATGTTGATATTGAAGAAGCTGTTTTCAAATACGTTGGAAGAACAGTTAAAGACACAACTGTGGTTTATAAGACTAAAACAAGTTTTTTATTGCGTTTTGGTTTAACCAATTTAGCGACTGAAAATCAATTTGCGAATTCAGATTTTGGTTATATGCGTTCTGTTGGTTTTGAATGGGGGTTAACACAACGTCGTCCGTTTTCAAAAGATAAAAACCTTTTAGGTATTAAATACGGATTGACATTCTCGTACAATTCTGTTGCGGCTACAGATAATCGCGTTTTTGTTTTAGACGGAAATCAAACGGTTTTACAAACATCTCCACATAATTTAAGAAAAGCGCATACGTATTTCAGAAACTCATACATCAATATTCCAATTGCGTTAGATTTTGATTTTTCTACCAAAGAATACAATGCGGCAAACAAAAAGTTTATTTGGAAAGACCGTATCAATTTCGGACTTGGAGGATATGTTGCTTATAATATCAATTCAAAACAATTCATTTCTTATAAAGATGAAAATGGCTATAAGATTTCTGAAAAACAACACGGAAAATGGAATGTGAATGATTTCGATTACGGTTTAATGGCTTATGTCGGAAAAGGAGGTATTAAACTTTACGGGAAATATGGTTTAGCTCC